The following proteins are encoded in a genomic region of Streptomyces sp. NBC_01723:
- a CDS encoding ATP-binding protein, giving the protein MITHPSRHCTVELQALPSRIGQVRRIVSAQLRYWHMHSLIDRASLGVTELLTNVHLHARPDKTCTVEIELLLERLTVSVRDHDPRLPVVDDAEPLATCGRGLAMVAAMSESWGARPDGESGKVVWFTLPTCGGLAPVTAARPPRRLVEEVPAAVFAETEHAVDLGSPQPAPARSAVAG; this is encoded by the coding sequence GTGATCACTCACCCAAGCAGACACTGCACGGTGGAGCTGCAAGCCCTGCCGTCGCGGATCGGCCAGGTCCGCAGAATCGTATCTGCGCAATTGCGCTACTGGCATATGCACTCCCTGATCGACCGGGCCTCGCTCGGCGTGACGGAGCTGCTGACCAACGTCCACCTGCACGCCCGGCCGGACAAGACCTGCACCGTGGAGATAGAGCTGCTGCTGGAGCGGCTCACCGTCTCGGTGCGCGACCACGATCCGCGCCTGCCCGTCGTGGACGACGCCGAGCCCCTCGCCACCTGCGGGCGCGGGCTCGCCATGGTGGCGGCGATGAGCGAGAGCTGGGGCGCCCGGCCGGACGGCGAGTCCGGCAAGGTCGTCTGGTTCACGCTGCCGACGTGCGGCGGCCTGGCTCCGGTCACCGCCGCGCGCCCGCCGCGCCGCCTGGTCGAGGAGGTACCGGCCGCCGTGTTCGCGGAGACCGAGCACGCGGTCGATCTGGGCAGCCCCCAACCCGCTCCCGCCCGGTCGGCCGTTGCCGGCTGA
- a CDS encoding SHOCT domain-containing protein: METLAHFGDGGPGPWILLFPLIWALVIGAGITLLRRTVWRGRRGPGRSTVEDNSPITVLGHRFASGEIDEDEYWRRLSVLDEQFGRTRKGGAA, from the coding sequence ATGGAGACCCTGGCACACTTCGGCGACGGCGGGCCCGGCCCCTGGATCCTGCTCTTTCCGCTGATCTGGGCGCTGGTCATCGGCGCCGGCATCACCCTGCTCCGCCGCACCGTGTGGCGCGGGCGCCGCGGACCCGGACGGTCCACCGTCGAGGACAACTCGCCCATCACCGTACTCGGCCACCGCTTCGCCTCCGGCGAGATCGACGAGGACGAGTACTGGCGCCGGCTCTCCGTGCTGGACGAGCAGTTCGGCCGGACCCGCAAGGGTGGTGCGGCATGA
- a CDS encoding PLP-dependent cysteine synthase family protein, which yields MSTTPQTRTGATLDVDHSDAGYRAWLKEAVRKVQADANRSADTHLLLFPLPERWGIDLYLKDESTHPTGSLKHRLARSLFLYGLCNGWIRPDRPVIEASSGSTAVSEAYFAKLVGVPFVAVMPRTTSTEKIRLIEFHGGRCHFVDDSRRMYEESARLAAETGGHYMDQFTYAERATDWRGNNNIAESIFRQLRLERFPEPAWIVATAGTGGTSATLARYVHYMQYDTRVCVADPENSCFFEGWTTGDPDVACDRGSRIEGIGRPRMEPSFVPGAIDRMMKVPDAASVAAVRALEQAIGRKAGGSTGTGLWSALKIVAEMVAAGRRGSVVTLLCDPGDRYLDKYYSDAWLAEQGLDIGPYTTAIETLLRTGTWPD from the coding sequence GTGAGCACCACCCCGCAGACCCGCACCGGCGCCACCCTGGACGTCGACCACAGCGACGCCGGCTATCGGGCATGGCTGAAAGAGGCCGTGCGCAAGGTCCAGGCCGATGCGAACCGCTCGGCCGACACCCACCTGCTCCTCTTCCCGCTCCCCGAACGGTGGGGCATCGACCTCTACCTCAAGGACGAGTCGACCCACCCGACCGGCAGCCTCAAGCACCGCCTGGCCCGCTCGCTCTTCCTCTACGGCCTGTGCAACGGCTGGATCCGCCCCGACCGTCCGGTGATCGAGGCGTCCAGCGGCTCCACGGCCGTCTCCGAGGCGTACTTCGCGAAACTGGTCGGCGTGCCCTTCGTCGCCGTGATGCCGCGCACCACGAGCACGGAGAAGATCCGCCTGATCGAGTTCCACGGCGGACGGTGCCACTTCGTGGACGACTCCCGCCGGATGTACGAGGAGTCCGCCCGTCTCGCGGCCGAGACCGGCGGTCACTACATGGACCAGTTCACCTACGCCGAACGTGCCACCGACTGGCGCGGCAACAACAACATCGCCGAGTCGATCTTCAGGCAACTGCGGCTGGAACGGTTCCCCGAACCGGCGTGGATCGTCGCCACGGCCGGCACCGGAGGCACCTCGGCGACGCTCGCGCGCTATGTGCACTACATGCAGTACGACACCCGGGTCTGTGTCGCCGATCCGGAGAACTCCTGTTTCTTCGAGGGCTGGACCACCGGCGATCCGGACGTCGCCTGCGACCGCGGCTCACGGATCGAGGGCATCGGCAGGCCCCGGATGGAACCGAGCTTCGTGCCCGGCGCGATCGACCGCATGATGAAGGTCCCGGACGCGGCGAGCGTCGCGGCCGTCCGCGCCCTGGAGCAGGCCATCGGCCGCAAGGCGGGCGGTTCCACGGGCACCGGGCTGTGGAGCGCGCTGAAGATCGTCGCCGAGATGGTGGCCGCGGGACGCCGGGGCAGCGTCGTGACGCTGCTGTGCGACCCGGGGGACCGGTACCTCGACAAGTACTACTCGGATGCCTGGCTCGCCGAACAGGGCCTCGACATCGGCCCGTACACGACCGCGATCGAGACGCTGCTGCGCACGGGCACCTGGCCCGACTGA
- a CDS encoding ROK family protein encodes MSGKADPRAAGEGTTSRTRLERGRGALGPALELVHTGRAPTRAVLTAELGVTRATAGAVAAELEALGLIRVDARPGAAAGSQGRPSHRLAVAEDGPVALAAQVHADGFRAALVGLGGRIVATAPGCEVVDADPAKVLGSVVETGAELLRETGRRCVGAGLAVPSAVAEPEGLALNPLHLAWPAGAPVRRIFAEQVRAAGIEGPAFAANDVNLAALAEHRHGAGRGARDLLCVATGHRGVGGALVLDGRLHMGSSGLALEVGHLAVNPEGRPCHCGSRGCLDVEADPLAFLTAAGREPGPEVSLLQQSYDLIRDHYADPAVRTATEALIDRLGLGLAGLVNILNPDRIILGGLHRALLDADPERLRAVVADRSLWGQSGGVPILPCSLDHNSLVGAAELAWQPVLDDPLDALA; translated from the coding sequence ATGAGCGGCAAGGCGGACCCCCGGGCGGCGGGGGAAGGGACCACCTCGAGGACGCGGCTGGAACGGGGGCGCGGCGCGCTCGGACCCGCGTTGGAGCTCGTGCACACCGGACGCGCCCCCACCAGGGCCGTCCTCACCGCGGAACTCGGCGTGACCCGGGCCACGGCCGGCGCCGTCGCCGCCGAACTGGAGGCGCTCGGCCTGATCCGGGTCGACGCGAGGCCCGGCGCGGCGGCCGGTTCGCAGGGCCGCCCCTCGCACCGCCTCGCGGTCGCCGAGGACGGTCCCGTCGCGCTCGCCGCGCAGGTCCACGCCGACGGCTTCCGCGCGGCCCTGGTCGGTCTCGGCGGCCGGATCGTCGCCACCGCACCCGGCTGCGAGGTCGTCGACGCCGACCCGGCGAAGGTGCTCGGCTCCGTCGTCGAGACGGGCGCGGAGCTGCTGCGGGAGACCGGGCGGCGCTGCGTCGGCGCGGGGCTCGCCGTGCCGTCCGCCGTCGCGGAACCGGAGGGCCTGGCCCTGAACCCGCTGCACCTGGCCTGGCCGGCGGGCGCGCCCGTGCGGCGGATCTTCGCCGAGCAGGTGCGCGCCGCCGGTATCGAGGGGCCCGCGTTCGCCGCGAACGACGTCAACCTCGCGGCCCTCGCCGAACACCGGCACGGTGCCGGGCGCGGAGCGCGCGACCTGCTGTGCGTGGCCACCGGCCACCGGGGCGTCGGCGGTGCCCTGGTCCTCGACGGCCGCCTGCACATGGGCAGTTCGGGTCTCGCCCTGGAGGTCGGCCACCTCGCCGTCAACCCCGAGGGCCGCCCCTGCCACTGCGGCAGCCGCGGCTGCCTCGACGTGGAGGCCGACCCGCTGGCCTTCCTCACGGCGGCCGGCCGCGAGCCGGGGCCGGAGGTGTCCCTGCTCCAGCAGTCCTACGACCTGATCCGCGACCACTACGCCGACCCGGCCGTCCGCACCGCCACCGAGGCCCTCATCGACCGCCTCGGCCTGGGTCTCGCGGGCCTGGTGAACATCCTGAACCCGGACCGCATCATCCTCGGCGGCCTCCACCGCGCCCTCCTCGACGCCGACCCCGAGCGGCTGCGCGCGGTCGTCGCCGACCGCAGCCTGTGGGGGCAGAGCGGCGGCGTACCCATCCTGCCGTGCAGTCTGGACCACAACAGCCTGGTCGGCGCGGCCGAGTTGGCCTGGCAGCCGGTCCTGGACGACCCGCTGGACGCGCTCGCCTAG
- a CDS encoding tautomerase family protein, giving the protein MPFVRIDAHGTDADRLDALGRAVHDALVETLGIPHDDRFQVLTGHDGARGALRYDDYLGVHRDEGIVFVAITLRAGRTSERKQALYRRIAELAETYAGTEPRNVFVTLTENTSADWSLGHGIAQYAARGT; this is encoded by the coding sequence ATGCCCTTCGTCCGCATAGACGCCCACGGCACCGACGCCGACCGCCTCGACGCGCTCGGCCGTGCCGTCCACGACGCCCTGGTCGAGACGCTCGGGATCCCGCACGACGACCGCTTCCAGGTCCTCACCGGACACGACGGCGCCCGCGGCGCGCTGCGGTACGACGACTATCTCGGGGTGCACCGGGACGAGGGCATCGTCTTCGTGGCGATCACCCTCCGGGCGGGCCGGACGAGCGAGCGCAAGCAGGCGCTGTACCGCCGGATCGCCGAACTCGCCGAGACCTACGCGGGTACCGAACCCCGGAACGTCTTCGTCACCCTGACCGAGAACACGTCCGCCGACTGGTCGCTCGGCCACGGGATCGCGCAGTACGCTGCGCGCGGTACGTAG
- a CDS encoding DUF4865 family protein, which yields MHAMQYEFTLPADYAMDVVRERVARTGHLLDDWPGLGAKAYLMRERGVHGSPVNQYAPFYLWRTVEGMNSFLWEGAFQRPADDFGRPAVRQWTGLAYEEGGAAHSPARVAVRRRRPVPEGVPLSEWAAEAVRETGRLAAGDGVLLAAAVVDTGRWELVHFSLHADEAPDGVAGDVFQVLHISAPERERLPRGRQW from the coding sequence ATGCACGCCATGCAGTACGAGTTCACCCTGCCCGCCGACTACGCGATGGACGTCGTCCGGGAACGGGTCGCCCGCACCGGGCACCTCCTCGACGACTGGCCCGGTCTAGGTGCCAAGGCGTATCTGATGCGGGAGCGCGGGGTGCACGGCTCGCCGGTCAACCAGTACGCGCCGTTCTACCTGTGGCGCACCGTGGAGGGCATGAACTCCTTCCTCTGGGAGGGCGCCTTCCAGCGGCCCGCCGACGACTTCGGCCGGCCCGCGGTCCGGCAGTGGACGGGCCTGGCCTACGAGGAGGGCGGCGCCGCCCACTCCCCCGCGCGGGTGGCCGTACGACGCCGGCGGCCGGTACCGGAGGGGGTGCCCCTGTCGGAGTGGGCGGCGGAGGCGGTGCGGGAGACCGGGCGACTGGCGGCCGGGGACGGCGTGTTGCTCGCGGCGGCGGTCGTGGACACCGGCCGATGGGAGCTGGTCCACTTCTCGCTGCACGCCGACGAGGCGCCGGACGGGGTGGCGGGCGACGTCTTCCAGGTGCTGCACATCTCGGCACCGGAGCGGGAGCGGCTGCCCCGGGGGCGCCAGTGGTGA
- a CDS encoding VOC family protein — translation MLRLGVPVIGVTDVPRAEAFWTAALGLVATDEWRSATWRTLNHADGSGRALGLMRSESPAEPRPRVHLDLYTDSAEEQRAEVLRLVGLGARKVDWDRYPPAPDFVVLADPDGNVFCVVDLSNAPSGGARPTP, via the coding sequence ATGTTGAGACTCGGTGTCCCCGTCATCGGCGTCACGGACGTGCCCCGCGCGGAGGCGTTCTGGACCGCGGCGCTCGGTCTGGTCGCCACGGACGAGTGGCGGAGCGCGACTTGGCGCACCCTGAACCACGCCGACGGCTCCGGGCGGGCGCTCGGCCTGATGCGCAGCGAGTCGCCGGCCGAGCCGCGCCCCCGCGTCCACCTGGACCTCTACACGGACTCGGCGGAGGAACAGCGGGCGGAGGTGCTGCGGCTGGTCGGCCTCGGCGCGCGGAAGGTCGACTGGGACCGCTACCCGCCCGCCCCCGACTTCGTCGTCCTCGCGGACCCGGACGGCAACGTCTTCTGTGTGGTCGACCTGAGCAACGCCCCCAGCGGCGGCGCCCGGCCGACCCCCTAG
- a CDS encoding DeoR/GlpR family DNA-binding transcription regulator, whose product MSENPNLLAEQRRALILDEVRRRGGVRVNELTRKLGVSDMTVRRDLDALARQGVLEKVHGGAVPVAEASTHEPGFEAKSGLEPTAKEDIARAAAELVAPGAAIALSGGTTTYALAHRLVDVPDLTVVTNSVRVADVFHVAQRTSGTRPGAATVVLTGGVRTPSDSLVGPVADQAIATLHFDVLFLGVHGISTEAGLSTPNLAEAETNRRLVQSARRVVVVADHTKWGVVGLSSFATLEQVDTLVTDGGLSADARAEVAEHLGLVVAGEPEPTTD is encoded by the coding sequence GTGAGTGAGAATCCGAACCTCCTCGCGGAGCAGCGGCGCGCCCTGATCCTCGACGAGGTGCGCCGCCGGGGCGGAGTCCGGGTCAACGAGCTGACCCGCAAGCTCGGCGTGTCGGACATGACGGTCCGTCGTGACCTGGACGCGCTGGCCCGGCAGGGTGTGCTGGAGAAGGTGCACGGCGGCGCGGTCCCGGTGGCGGAGGCGAGCACGCACGAGCCGGGCTTCGAGGCCAAGTCGGGTCTGGAGCCGACGGCCAAGGAGGACATCGCCCGGGCCGCGGCCGAGCTGGTCGCGCCGGGTGCCGCGATCGCCCTGTCCGGCGGTACGACGACGTACGCGCTCGCGCACCGGCTGGTGGACGTGCCGGACCTGACGGTGGTCACGAACTCGGTGCGGGTGGCCGACGTGTTCCACGTGGCGCAGCGCACCTCGGGGACCCGGCCGGGCGCGGCCACGGTGGTGCTCACCGGCGGTGTGCGCACACCCTCGGACTCGCTGGTGGGCCCGGTGGCCGACCAGGCGATCGCCACGCTCCACTTCGACGTGCTCTTCCTCGGTGTGCACGGAATATCGACCGAGGCCGGCCTGTCCACGCCGAACCTGGCGGAGGCCGAGACCAACCGGCGGCTGGTGCAGTCGGCGCGGCGGGTCGTGGTGGTCGCGGACCACACCAAGTGGGGTGTCGTGGGCCTGAGTTCCTTCGCGACGCTGGAGCAGGTGGACACGCTGGTGACCGACGGCGGCCTGTCGGCGGACGCCCGCGCGGAGGTCGCCGAGCACCTCGGGCTGGTCGTGGCGGGCGAGCCGGAGCCGACGACCGACTGA
- a CDS encoding TetR/AcrR family transcriptional regulator produces MSTSERLIESTRELLWERGYVGTSPKAILERAGAGQGSMYHHFKGKPDLALAAIRRTADEMRATAAGVLDGPGTPYERIAGYLRREREVLRGCPVGRLTMDPDVIADDALRAPVDETLDWLRERIARIVEEGRAQGEFAPSLDGEETAAAVVATVQGGYVLARASGSPTAFDAAVRGLLALLSPHDAPAR; encoded by the coding sequence ATGAGCACCTCGGAGCGGCTGATCGAGTCCACCCGCGAGCTGTTGTGGGAACGGGGGTACGTGGGGACCAGCCCCAAGGCGATCCTGGAGCGGGCCGGCGCCGGACAGGGCAGCATGTACCACCACTTCAAGGGCAAGCCCGATCTCGCGCTGGCCGCGATCCGGCGGACCGCCGACGAGATGCGGGCCACCGCCGCGGGGGTGCTGGACGGTCCGGGCACGCCGTACGAGCGGATCGCGGGCTATCTGCGGCGCGAGCGCGAGGTGCTGCGCGGCTGCCCGGTGGGGCGGCTGACCATGGACCCGGACGTGATCGCCGACGACGCCCTGCGCGCACCCGTCGACGAGACGCTCGACTGGCTCAGGGAGCGCATCGCCCGGATCGTCGAGGAGGGCAGGGCGCAGGGCGAGTTCGCGCCCTCACTGGACGGCGAGGAGACCGCGGCGGCCGTCGTCGCGACCGTCCAGGGCGGTTACGTCCTCGCCCGCGCGTCCGGCTCCCCCACCGCGTTCGACGCAGCGGTCCGGGGACTGCTGGCCCTGCTGTCCCCGCACGACGCCCCCGCCCGGTGA
- a CDS encoding SRPBCC family protein, whose protein sequence is MAHRLRPVGLDFVETAPVRLVFAREISAAPDAVFRALAEDVAGWPTWFSAVTFARPIGEDAGREVRLRGGTRFVETVLTAELPEVYAYRVDVTNAPGARAMAEEWRLAPAGTGTRVRWTFAADGTALFRFVLGRARPGLARSFRGAVTALDRRLTRS, encoded by the coding sequence ATGGCTCACCGTCTGCGTCCGGTGGGTCTCGACTTCGTCGAGACGGCGCCGGTGCGTCTGGTCTTCGCGCGGGAGATCTCCGCCGCTCCCGACGCGGTCTTCCGCGCGCTCGCCGAGGACGTGGCGGGCTGGCCCACGTGGTTCTCGGCGGTGACGTTCGCCCGGCCCATCGGTGAGGACGCGGGGCGCGAGGTCCGGCTCCGGGGCGGGACGCGCTTCGTCGAGACGGTCCTGACGGCGGAGCTGCCCGAGGTGTACGCCTATCGCGTGGACGTCACCAACGCGCCCGGCGCCCGGGCGATGGCCGAGGAGTGGCGGCTGGCGCCGGCCGGGACGGGCACGCGCGTGCGGTGGACCTTCGCGGCGGACGGTACGGCCCTGTTCCGTTTCGTGCTGGGCCGGGCACGCCCCGGGCTGGCGCGGTCCTTCCGGGGGGCGGTCACCGCGCTGGACCGGCGGCTGACCCGGTCCTAG